In Nymphaea colorata isolate Beijing-Zhang1983 chromosome 5, ASM883128v2, whole genome shotgun sequence, one genomic interval encodes:
- the LOC116254133 gene encoding transcription factor LHW-like isoform X2 encodes MEMSRMTVHLLLRSICNDSGWNYAVFWKPKNPHCMLLTCSEAYYNFPESPNVNSADAGSCLYRNELNHSGGAVSGYYGSDLQVTIANMSHHVYSLEEGVISQIMKSGRHHWALAEKDPNFVENSELSHGLPDEWRIQFAAGIKTMVLVPVMPYGLVQLGALSTMREDVQLVDHIRSLFIHLHLPSEVGFTVSSVGCLPEMLILGSGLPASSATSYTAYNLSQQKPWETLFEKAPGLATLDADQAIKSSLLNSEFSNLPMLTVEDDPEMWHKGLYACKFGPGGGHGSDDEMVTDLVPTALAESSHMQSWHMEDNSLYVTAALLNDETQLCNNIEAGPQSRCDTPDQNFFAEIPYTSHTLDKNLEQNLICNVTYASHSGSQTFLDDTCSFMSEESAYQLFGRGYTVEMAEAIADDTFKFPNDSELHKALGQTSCQERASYFCLGAVANLDGSSTGSPTVDRFILQESASDLLGEIKEWLMDGSKSEHLLDAVVADACISLKNEAASQPTSAKPSDGSFVGCGLYSETQDDVPDSVADDAVKNFPLRSTDVKPSSHIQEAALAYRKTQTQSNGIQSDFLLHDLEPWSYPRRGFISWSEESATIPPPGPQTDDPKRINAGSVLSKDEVKLPKSNKKKSKPGESGRPRPRDRQQIQDRIKELREIVPEGSKCSIDALFERTIKHMLFLRSVTNHVDKLKKCARPKMLCEDQGLFLEIAQVIRNLGMTILKGVTETREDKLWAHFIIEVSRGFQRMDILWPLMQLFQPRHNATLSKF; translated from the exons ATGGAGATGAGTCGCATGACCGTGCATCTGCTCCTGAGAAGTATTTGCAACGATAGCGGATGGAACTATGCAGTCTTCTGGAAGCCTAAGAACCCACACTGCAT GCTGCTGACATGCAGTGAGGCTTACTATAATTTCCCAGAATCTCCGAATGTAAATAGCGCAGATGCGGGTTCATGCTTATACAGAAACGAATTGAATCATTCTGGCGGCGCTGTGAGTGGATATTATGGATCTGATCTTCAAGTAACGATCGCAAATATGTCACACCATGTGTATTCTCTGGAAGAAGG TGTGATTAGCCAAATAATGAAGTCCGGGAGGCACCATTGGGCTTTGGCTGAAAAGGATCCTAATTTCGTCGAAAATTCTGAACTGTCACATGGG CTTCCAGATGAGTGGAGAATCCAATTTGCAGCTGGTATCAAg ACAATGGTGCTCGTACCTGTGATGCCATATGGTCTGGTGCAGCTTGGCGCCCTATCAACA ATGAGAGAGGACGTGCAGCTGGTGGACCACATTAGGTCTTTATTTATCCATCTTCATCTTCCATCTGAGGTGGGATTTACGGTCTCCTCAGTGGGTTGCCTGCCCGAAATGCTCATTCTAGGCTCTGGTTTACCTGCAAGCTCGGCAACTTCATATACAGCCTATAACCTTTCACAGCAAAAACCTTGGGAGACACTGTTTGAGAAGGCCCCTGGTCTGGCAACTTTAGACGCAGACCAGGCGATAAAGAGTAGCTTGTTGAATAgcgaattttcaaatttaccaATGTTGACTGTTGAGGATGATCCTGAGATGTGGCACAAGGGTTTGTACGCCTGTAAATTTGGTCCAGGTGGTGGGCATGGTTCAGACGATGAGATGGTGACGGATTTGGTACCAACAGCTTTAGCTGAATCTTCACATATGCAAAGTTGGCATATGGAAGACAATTCCCTATATGTGACTGCGGCCCTGCTGAATGATGAGACCCAACTTTGCAACAACATAGAAGCCGGCCCACAATCTAGATGCGATACACCTGATCAGAATTTTTTTGCTGAAATCCCGTATACATCTCACACGTTGGACAAAAATCTTGAGCAAAATCTGATCTGCAACGTCACTTACGCTTCACATTCGGGAAGCCAAACGTTCCTTGATGATACATGCAGTTTCATGTCTGAAGAAAGCGCTTATCAACTTTTTGGAAGGGGATATACTGTAGAGATGGCCGAGGCAATTGCTGATGACACCTTCAAGTTTCCGAATGATTCTGAACTACATAAAGCACTTGGACAGACGTCATGTCAAGAAAGGGCGTCTTATTTCTGTCTTGGCGCTGTTGCAAATCTTGATGGTTCTAGCACTGGAAGCCCTACGGTTGATAGGTTCATTTTACAAGAAAGTGCTTCTGACTTGCTTGGGGAAATCAAAGAGTGGTTAATGGATGGAAGCAAGTCAGAGCACCTTTTAGATGCCGTTGTGGCTGATGCGTGCATTTCCCTAAAAAATGAAGCTGCTTCTCAGCCGACTTCAGCTAAACCATCTGATGGCTCATTTGTAGGCTGTGGTCTTTACTCTGAAACACAAGATGATGTGCCCGATTCTGTGGCTGATGACGCAGTTAAGAATTTTCCACTTAGATCGACGGATGTTAAACCTTCTAGTCACATCCAGGAGGCGGCTCTTGCTTATCgtaaaactcaaactcaaagCAATGGCATTCAGAGCGACTTTCTGCTGCATGATCTGGAACCCTGGAGCTATCCACGTCGTGGCTTTATCTCTTGGTCTGAAGAATCGGCAACCATACCACCGCCTGGGCCGCAAACTGACGACCCAAAGAGAATAAACGCAGGATCTGTATTGTCTAAGGACGAAGTCAAGTTACCGAAatcaaataagaagaagagtAAGCCTGGTGAAAGCGGTAGGCCAAGGCCAAGAGACAGACAACAGATCCAAGACCGCATTAAAGAGCTGAGAGAGATTGTACCAGAAGGATCTAAG TGCAGCATCGATGCGCTCTTTGAACGAACCATCAAGCATATGTTGTTCTTGCGAAGTGTCACAAACCATGTGGATAAGTTGAAGAAATGCGCACGGCCAAAG ATGCTCTGTGAAGACCAGGGGTTATTTCTAGAGATAGCTCAGGTGATTAGGAACTTAGGGATGACTATCCTCAAAGGAGTTACAGAGACTCGAGAAGATAAGTTATGGGCTCATTTCATCATTGAG GTTAGCAGAGGCTTTCAGAGAATGGACATACTTTGGCCATTAATGCAACTCTTCCAGCCCAGACATAACGCTACATTAAGCAAATTTTAA
- the LOC116254133 gene encoding transcription factor LHW-like isoform X1 yields MEMSRMTVHLLLRSICNDSGWNYAVFWKPKNPHCMLLTCSEAYYNFPESPNVNSADAGSCLYRNELNHSGGAVSGYYGSDLQVTIANMSHHVYSLEEGVISQIMKSGRHHWALAEKDPNFVENSELSHGLPDEWRIQFAAGIKTMVLVPVMPYGLVQLGALSTMREDVQLVDHIRSLFIHLHLPSEVGFTVSSVGCLPEMLILGSGLPASSATSYTAYNLSQQKPWETLFEKAPGLATLDADQAIKSSLLNSEFSNLPMLTVEDDPEMWHKGLYACKFGPGGGHGSDDEMVTDLVPTALAESSHMQSWHMEDNSLYVTAALLNDETQLCNNIEAGPQSRCDTPDQNFFAEIPYTSHTLDKNLEQNLICNVTYASHSGSQTFLDDTCSFMSEESAYQLFGRGYTVEMAEAIADDTFKFPNDSELHKALGQTSCQERASYFCLGAVANLDGSSTGSPTVDRFILQESASDLLGEIKEWLMDGSKSEHLLDAVVADACISLKNEAASQPTSAKPSDGSFVGCGLYSETQDDVPDSVADDAVKNFPLRSTDVKPSSHIQEAALAYRKTQTQSNGIQSDFLLHDLEPWSYPRRGFISWSEESATIPPPGPQTDDPKRINAGSVLSKDEVKLPKSNKKKSKPGESGRPRPRDRQQIQDRIKELREIVPEGSKCSIDALFERTIKHMLFLRSVTNHVDKLKKCARPKVVNDEGSNSLHSKGATWAVELGSQSGSCPLIVENLSHPGHVLVEMLCEDQGLFLEIAQVIRNLGMTILKGVTETREDKLWAHFIIEVSRGFQRMDILWPLMQLFQPRHNATLSKF; encoded by the exons ATGGAGATGAGTCGCATGACCGTGCATCTGCTCCTGAGAAGTATTTGCAACGATAGCGGATGGAACTATGCAGTCTTCTGGAAGCCTAAGAACCCACACTGCAT GCTGCTGACATGCAGTGAGGCTTACTATAATTTCCCAGAATCTCCGAATGTAAATAGCGCAGATGCGGGTTCATGCTTATACAGAAACGAATTGAATCATTCTGGCGGCGCTGTGAGTGGATATTATGGATCTGATCTTCAAGTAACGATCGCAAATATGTCACACCATGTGTATTCTCTGGAAGAAGG TGTGATTAGCCAAATAATGAAGTCCGGGAGGCACCATTGGGCTTTGGCTGAAAAGGATCCTAATTTCGTCGAAAATTCTGAACTGTCACATGGG CTTCCAGATGAGTGGAGAATCCAATTTGCAGCTGGTATCAAg ACAATGGTGCTCGTACCTGTGATGCCATATGGTCTGGTGCAGCTTGGCGCCCTATCAACA ATGAGAGAGGACGTGCAGCTGGTGGACCACATTAGGTCTTTATTTATCCATCTTCATCTTCCATCTGAGGTGGGATTTACGGTCTCCTCAGTGGGTTGCCTGCCCGAAATGCTCATTCTAGGCTCTGGTTTACCTGCAAGCTCGGCAACTTCATATACAGCCTATAACCTTTCACAGCAAAAACCTTGGGAGACACTGTTTGAGAAGGCCCCTGGTCTGGCAACTTTAGACGCAGACCAGGCGATAAAGAGTAGCTTGTTGAATAgcgaattttcaaatttaccaATGTTGACTGTTGAGGATGATCCTGAGATGTGGCACAAGGGTTTGTACGCCTGTAAATTTGGTCCAGGTGGTGGGCATGGTTCAGACGATGAGATGGTGACGGATTTGGTACCAACAGCTTTAGCTGAATCTTCACATATGCAAAGTTGGCATATGGAAGACAATTCCCTATATGTGACTGCGGCCCTGCTGAATGATGAGACCCAACTTTGCAACAACATAGAAGCCGGCCCACAATCTAGATGCGATACACCTGATCAGAATTTTTTTGCTGAAATCCCGTATACATCTCACACGTTGGACAAAAATCTTGAGCAAAATCTGATCTGCAACGTCACTTACGCTTCACATTCGGGAAGCCAAACGTTCCTTGATGATACATGCAGTTTCATGTCTGAAGAAAGCGCTTATCAACTTTTTGGAAGGGGATATACTGTAGAGATGGCCGAGGCAATTGCTGATGACACCTTCAAGTTTCCGAATGATTCTGAACTACATAAAGCACTTGGACAGACGTCATGTCAAGAAAGGGCGTCTTATTTCTGTCTTGGCGCTGTTGCAAATCTTGATGGTTCTAGCACTGGAAGCCCTACGGTTGATAGGTTCATTTTACAAGAAAGTGCTTCTGACTTGCTTGGGGAAATCAAAGAGTGGTTAATGGATGGAAGCAAGTCAGAGCACCTTTTAGATGCCGTTGTGGCTGATGCGTGCATTTCCCTAAAAAATGAAGCTGCTTCTCAGCCGACTTCAGCTAAACCATCTGATGGCTCATTTGTAGGCTGTGGTCTTTACTCTGAAACACAAGATGATGTGCCCGATTCTGTGGCTGATGACGCAGTTAAGAATTTTCCACTTAGATCGACGGATGTTAAACCTTCTAGTCACATCCAGGAGGCGGCTCTTGCTTATCgtaaaactcaaactcaaagCAATGGCATTCAGAGCGACTTTCTGCTGCATGATCTGGAACCCTGGAGCTATCCACGTCGTGGCTTTATCTCTTGGTCTGAAGAATCGGCAACCATACCACCGCCTGGGCCGCAAACTGACGACCCAAAGAGAATAAACGCAGGATCTGTATTGTCTAAGGACGAAGTCAAGTTACCGAAatcaaataagaagaagagtAAGCCTGGTGAAAGCGGTAGGCCAAGGCCAAGAGACAGACAACAGATCCAAGACCGCATTAAAGAGCTGAGAGAGATTGTACCAGAAGGATCTAAG TGCAGCATCGATGCGCTCTTTGAACGAACCATCAAGCATATGTTGTTCTTGCGAAGTGTCACAAACCATGTGGATAAGTTGAAGAAATGCGCACGGCCAAAG GTTGTTAATGATGAAGGTTCTAACTCTCTTCATTCGAAAGGTGCGACCTGGGCTGTTGAGTTGGGAAGCCAGTCTGGTTCATGCCCACTGATCGTGGAGAATCTGAGTCATCCTGGTCACGTGCTCGTTGAG ATGCTCTGTGAAGACCAGGGGTTATTTCTAGAGATAGCTCAGGTGATTAGGAACTTAGGGATGACTATCCTCAAAGGAGTTACAGAGACTCGAGAAGATAAGTTATGGGCTCATTTCATCATTGAG GTTAGCAGAGGCTTTCAGAGAATGGACATACTTTGGCCATTAATGCAACTCTTCCAGCCCAGACATAACGCTACATTAAGCAAATTTTAA